Proteins found in one Lates calcarifer isolate ASB-BC8 linkage group LG8, TLL_Latcal_v3, whole genome shotgun sequence genomic segment:
- the vma21 gene encoding vacuolar ATPase assembly integral membrane protein vma21, which yields MDASVRASSDAAAGPPPYFRGNESSLVSALKTLLFFTILMVTLPIGLYFASKAYIFEGSMKMSSSDSYFYAAIVAVLAVHVVLALFVYVAWNEGTPKGKGKHD from the exons GGACGCATCTGTCAGAGCATCTTCAGACGCTGCAGCTGGGCCGCCGCCTTATTTCAGAGG AAATGAAAGCTCCCTGGTGTCAGCCCTCAAGACACTGCTGTTCTTCACTATCCTGATGGTCACGCTGCCCATCGGACTGTACTTCGCATCAAAAGCGTACATCTTTGAGG gTTCGATGAAGATGTCAAGCTCTGACAGCTACTTCTATGCAGCCATTGTTGCTGTGCTTGCTGTGCATGTGgttttggctttgtttgtttatgtggcCTGGAACGAAGGCACGCCTAAAGGGAAGGGCAAACATGATTAA